The proteins below come from a single Corynebacterium cystitidis genomic window:
- the wecC gene encoding UDP-N-acetyl-D-mannosamine dehydrogenase → MVSVIGLGYIGLPTAAFIASKGISVVGVDTNDSTVACINRGVVPFYEPGFDQLLGNVTASGRLIAQTTHVEADAYIICVPTPFSEEHKVDIRYIKEAAEAVAPFLRPGALVVLESTAPPGTTERLAQFLVDKRPDLSLDEHAANAIYVAHCPERVLPGKIMEEMESNNRIIGGLNPTSTKAAAQLYGAFCTAELLHTNAQTAEMAKLTENSFRDVNIAFANELSQICDGLDIDVWELIELANHHPRVNILQPGPGVGGHCIAVDPWFIVSADPENARLIRTAREVNDDKPKYVLAKVEALLKQQPDAVVTALGIAFKNDIDDLRESPSLNIVSELVLRHPGLDIRVVEPNVTELPAFLAARPNVRKQDVASGIAAADIVLLLVDHKEFRAVDPALLAGKHVIDTKGLWRG, encoded by the coding sequence ATGGTGAGCGTTATCGGCCTGGGGTACATTGGTCTTCCTACCGCAGCCTTCATCGCCTCCAAAGGCATCAGCGTGGTTGGTGTAGATACCAACGATAGCACTGTGGCCTGCATTAATCGTGGAGTGGTGCCTTTTTATGAGCCTGGTTTTGACCAACTTTTAGGTAACGTCACGGCTTCGGGGCGACTCATTGCGCAAACGACTCATGTGGAAGCAGATGCTTATATTATTTGCGTTCCCACCCCCTTCTCTGAAGAACATAAGGTTGACATACGTTACATCAAAGAAGCTGCTGAAGCGGTTGCCCCCTTTCTGCGACCCGGTGCCCTTGTCGTTTTGGAATCCACAGCTCCGCCGGGAACCACTGAAAGGTTGGCGCAGTTTCTCGTCGACAAGCGCCCAGATCTTTCCCTTGATGAGCATGCCGCCAACGCGATTTATGTGGCGCACTGCCCAGAGCGTGTGTTGCCTGGGAAAATCATGGAGGAAATGGAAAGCAATAACCGTATTATCGGTGGCCTCAACCCGACGTCGACCAAGGCTGCCGCACAGCTTTATGGTGCTTTCTGCACCGCAGAGCTCCTGCACACTAATGCGCAAACAGCAGAAATGGCAAAGCTGACGGAAAATTCCTTTCGCGATGTCAATATTGCTTTCGCAAATGAGTTGTCGCAGATTTGTGATGGTTTAGATATTGATGTGTGGGAGCTCATTGAGTTGGCTAATCATCATCCTCGAGTCAATATTCTGCAGCCTGGCCCTGGTGTGGGAGGTCACTGCATTGCTGTTGACCCGTGGTTCATTGTTTCTGCCGACCCAGAGAATGCGCGCTTGATCCGCACCGCACGTGAAGTTAATGATGACAAACCTAAATATGTATTGGCGAAAGTTGAGGCTCTATTAAAGCAGCAGCCGGATGCTGTGGTGACTGCCTTGGGTATTGCCTTTAAAAATGATATCGATGATTTACGCGAATCTCCATCGCTGAATATTGTCAGTGAGCTGGTGTTGCGCCACCCGGGCCTAGATATTCGTGTGGTTGAGCCGAACGTCACCGAGCTTCCCGCGTTCTTGGCTGCTCGCCCCAATGTGAGAAAACAGGATGTTGCCAGTGGCATTGCCGCAGCCGATATTGTGTTGCTACTGGTGGACCATAAGGAATTTCGCGCTGTGGATCCCGCGCTGCTAGCAGGGAAGCATGTGATTGATACTAAAGGGTTGTGGCGTGGTTAG
- a CDS encoding glycosyltransferase: protein MSCLFVGHTRYSLFSPDSPAWRASSLGENRSVEDYRNYLFHPDRLEFRDWVFTQLSVPALAAAAQGHRVIHVVSYSASLPEKFKQSLHSTAEKYPLVRLDEVPDGAAPLNPATVAAQEIGPGEVFAKYRLDDDDILSQSYFTMMQRYVDPRFVGMVVSLPAGIESIYSGKNLFNLRQAHVPMHSMGLLSVCKLNDDGSVTSPNEGPHDLSDRYGPVIIDSRELSYFRLNHLDQDNVLRYGDQSKELQMVKNLDKFPLFDHLARLRRQFPTVSQAISQAPSATDVLIDDTLGEGLHLEFTGNTSGVTLFIEGTAPEGIQPRTCAVAYLIEGEDGRFKSVGDDVAGVGRSPNPRIGHFQYVTIPGGEFSTLTSIFLADGEKVRALRLLALQDTAREVAVSKLRVVHDGEEVHLIEPGRFNGLKDSQKQAKDVLAQVAYHVETGVLPRVAKLVTPLVGTTRAQAITPWVTRQRWWPQS from the coding sequence ATGAGCTGCTTGTTTGTAGGTCACACCCGTTATAGCTTGTTTTCGCCCGATTCCCCAGCGTGGCGCGCGTCCAGTTTAGGTGAGAATCGTTCGGTGGAGGATTACCGGAACTATCTTTTCCACCCCGACCGATTAGAGTTCCGCGATTGGGTGTTTACTCAGCTGTCGGTTCCCGCACTGGCTGCAGCCGCGCAAGGGCACCGCGTGATCCACGTTGTGTCTTACTCTGCCTCCTTGCCAGAGAAGTTTAAGCAATCGTTGCATAGCACTGCGGAGAAGTATCCTCTTGTGCGGCTCGATGAGGTTCCTGACGGGGCAGCGCCGCTGAATCCCGCCACGGTAGCTGCGCAAGAGATCGGCCCCGGTGAGGTGTTTGCCAAGTATCGCCTGGATGATGACGATATTTTGAGCCAAAGCTATTTCACCATGATGCAGCGTTACGTTGATCCCAGATTCGTGGGCATGGTGGTGAGCCTGCCTGCTGGTATCGAATCCATCTATTCCGGTAAGAACCTGTTTAACCTGCGCCAAGCGCATGTTCCGATGCATTCGATGGGGTTACTATCGGTGTGCAAGCTTAACGACGACGGCTCGGTGACCTCCCCCAATGAAGGCCCTCATGATCTGAGTGATCGCTATGGACCGGTGATTATTGATTCCCGTGAGCTGAGCTATTTCCGCCTTAACCACCTCGATCAAGATAATGTGTTGCGCTACGGGGATCAGTCCAAAGAGCTTCAGATGGTCAAGAACCTGGATAAATTCCCGCTTTTTGATCATCTTGCTAGGCTGCGGCGACAGTTTCCTACGGTTTCACAGGCCATCAGCCAAGCTCCCAGCGCCACAGACGTGCTTATCGACGACACACTTGGCGAGGGCCTCCACCTGGAATTTACCGGGAATACTTCGGGGGTAACCCTTTTTATTGAGGGGACAGCCCCTGAGGGTATTCAACCTAGGACATGCGCGGTGGCTTACCTTATTGAGGGGGAAGATGGGCGGTTCAAAAGCGTTGGGGATGATGTCGCCGGTGTGGGGCGTTCCCCTAATCCGCGCATCGGGCACTTCCAGTATGTCACTATTCCCGGAGGGGAGTTTTCTACTCTGACCAGTATTTTCCTTGCTGATGGTGAAAAGGTTCGGGCGCTTCGCCTGCTAGCGCTGCAGGATACTGCACGCGAGGTGGCGGTATCTAAGCTCCGCGTGGTACACGACGGGGAAGAAGTACACCTGATTGAACCTGGCCGTTTTAATGGATTGAAGGATTCCCAGAAGCAAGCAAAGGATGTTCTTGCTCAAGTTGCTTACCATGTTGAGACAGGTGTGCTGCCCCGGGTAGCGAAACTGGTTACGCCGTTGGTGGGAACAACCCGCGCCCAAGCGATCACGCCATGGGTGACTAGGCAAAGGTGGTGGCCACAATCATGA
- a CDS encoding glycosyltransferase family 4 protein, giving the protein MKILVLSQYWYPENGVPQRRWQWLTDILQQAGHEVTVITPPPHYKRKLSTTQWFDQQGFRAAKKYEVGPLGERIVRCGFFPSGRSLTKRIFNQASVAAAMLVAVFGKTPALRDYHPDLIIGTVPALPTASVTWLAAVKYKVPYIIDLRDAWPALFRESNDWNTGTGKSSLREKVLSKGAFQTLTCVTEQSLNKVLGHASGIITTSKLLEEQLHGERKTTTAGQLRRVTTVRNVFPEGTSYRKESTKIVDKGRAPRSLRVLYAGTVGRAQKLHNAIEAARLAKNAGVDIEFAIVGDGASWTDIRDIAPTVNFPLRVEHSTTPDQLVEYYSWADTALVHLTDWDALRFAIPSKIYELFTVGLHISGVVQSEAADLIRQLDAGSVIAPEDPHALAALWQQLAADSQRLAVSDAGRQWVIEQREYVAPRQLLEIVERSAAQQ; this is encoded by the coding sequence ATGAAAATCTTAGTGCTTTCCCAGTATTGGTACCCGGAAAATGGGGTGCCACAGCGCCGTTGGCAATGGCTTACTGATATTCTCCAACAGGCGGGCCACGAGGTGACAGTGATTACGCCACCACCCCACTATAAGCGCAAGCTATCTACTACGCAGTGGTTTGATCAGCAGGGTTTTCGTGCAGCGAAAAAATATGAGGTAGGCCCACTCGGTGAGAGGATCGTGCGCTGTGGTTTCTTTCCCTCTGGAAGGTCGTTGACCAAACGAATTTTTAACCAGGCTTCGGTGGCTGCTGCGATGCTTGTTGCGGTGTTTGGCAAAACTCCTGCACTGCGTGACTATCACCCGGATCTGATTATTGGTACAGTCCCGGCGCTGCCCACAGCATCAGTGACCTGGCTCGCAGCAGTGAAGTACAAGGTGCCGTATATTATCGATCTGCGTGATGCCTGGCCGGCGCTTTTTCGTGAGAGCAATGATTGGAATACGGGCACGGGAAAATCTTCCCTGCGGGAAAAAGTCTTATCCAAAGGTGCCTTTCAAACATTAACCTGTGTGACTGAGCAATCCCTCAACAAGGTGTTAGGTCACGCCTCTGGCATAATCACTACTTCCAAGTTGCTTGAAGAACAACTTCACGGGGAGCGCAAGACCACAACCGCTGGGCAGCTGCGGCGGGTTACCACGGTGCGCAATGTGTTCCCGGAAGGCACTAGCTATCGAAAGGAATCCACCAAGATAGTCGACAAGGGGCGGGCGCCACGGTCTCTGCGAGTACTGTATGCGGGAACGGTGGGACGGGCCCAGAAACTTCACAACGCTATCGAAGCAGCCCGTTTGGCGAAGAACGCCGGAGTAGATATTGAGTTTGCCATTGTTGGCGATGGTGCCTCCTGGACGGATATTCGCGATATCGCCCCAACAGTTAATTTTCCACTGCGCGTTGAGCACAGCACCACCCCAGACCAGCTAGTGGAATACTACTCGTGGGCCGATACAGCGCTGGTGCATCTCACGGATTGGGATGCACTGCGCTTTGCTATCCCGTCAAAAATATATGAGCTGTTTACAGTAGGGCTGCATATCTCTGGCGTGGTGCAGAGTGAAGCCGCTGATTTGATCCGTCAGCTAGACGCCGGTAGCGTGATCGCGCCAGAAGACCCACACGCTTTGGCTGCCCTGTGGCAACAACTAGCAGCTGATTCCCAGCGACTTGCTGTCAGTGATGCTGGGCGACAGTGGGTTATTGAGCAGAGGGAGTATGTAGCGCCGCGTCAATTGCTTGAGATTGTGGAGAGGAGCGCTGCGCAGCAATGA